ATTTCTCTTTTTATTCGGATTCTTTTTTCGTTTTTTCCATTTTATCTTAATCTACCGCCCCCTTTTCTTTGCACCCCATTTTTTCCCTGTCTGTTTTTCCGTGTTCACTCATTTTCATTTTTTTTAAAAACTCCTACCTAGCTGAGTAGGTCTTTAGTTGTCGGTTTCCCTCTTCTTTTCTCCNATCCACTGTCCTCGACGCATCGTTTTGCCTTCGTTCCCTTCCTTTTCTCTCTTCAAGCCCATTCTCGNTTTCGTTATCCCCATCCTCTCGCCTCTTCCTTTCCCAANAATCGTCCGGTTCACTTGATTTGCTTGTTCTCCTCTCTTTCGTACCGGGCGTTACTCTTTTGTTCTCCTTTTAATTATGCGGATCCATAATCGCTTTCCGCTGGACCCCTTGTTTTCCTACTGAAGTNTGGTCCACTCGTGTATGTGGATTCGTACAATGACTCCTTGGCCCCGTGTGGTGTAATTNTATAACAACACATGGTATNGATATTGCAAAAATGGTGTATATCATAAAGCCTATTTTTCCTTTTATTGCAATCAATATTATTAAGGATAATTCTAATAATAAAATAATTGTATTAAGAATAATGAAACCAAACCATATTCTCTCTTATTTTTAATGCTCATAATTTCTCCTTACTTAGATTTTTATAAAAAATAAAATAACATCATTAAAGACTTAAAAACGTAATAATAGAAATGCTATTTAGTTTTAAAAAAACAAAAGAAAATAATGAATAAAAAATGCAGAAAACAAAGAATGAAAATTTTTATTATTTTTAAACAAAAATATTTTTTATTATTATAATTATTCTCATTATGAGAATACAAAATTTTAAGCGTGATAAATTTAAATCTAAATTTGTATTATTAAACTTTTGCGAAGATAAAAATCCAGATCTTCCATTTTTTGTTATTGAGTATTCTCAAAACGTGTTTGATTTAGCCTCCCTAAGAAGTCAATCGATTTAATTAAATTTAGTTAACTTTGATTTGACGCCAAAATAAAATATTTTAAATTTATTTATTACCAAAAACGCTATAAAACAGATTATTTAGAAAAAATTTATATTTTATTTTTTAGGAGAATTTATGATTAGGAAAAATAATACACCTTATATTATTGAATTAAAAGAAGTAGTTAAAGAATTCGATGATAAGGTTGTTTTGGACAATGTTGATTTAAAAATCAATAAAGGTGAATTTGTTACTTTGCTAGGACCTTCAGGATCTGGCAAAACTACAATCCTTAGACTTATTGCTGGTTTTGAAAGAGCAACACGTGGTGAAATTAAATTTCATGGTGTAGATATTAAAGACTTGCCGCCTCACAAAAGAGACCTTTCAACTATTTTTCAAGATTATGCATTATTTCCTCACTTAGATGTTGAAGGAAACATTAAATATGGTTTAGCTCTTAAAAGAAAACCAAAAGAAGTTATTAATGCTAAACATGAAAAATTATTAGTTCAAAAACAAAAACAATGAGAAGAAAAAGCTCAAGCTGAAATGAAAAAATTAGATGCTCTACAAGAAAAATATGAAAGAGAAATGGAAACATTAAAACCAAATACTTTTGCATATCGTCGTAGACAAAAATGATTAGATAAATCAGACTTCAATTACTCATATTGAGAAAACTATGTTGAACAACAAACTGAAAATTTTGAAAAACGTTATTTAACTAGAAGAATAACAAAAGAAGAAATGGACCAAGAAGTTAAAGAAATTGTAGAATTAGTCGGACTTCAAGGTAATGAAAAAAGATCTATTAATGAACTTTCGGGTGGTATGAAACAACGTGTTGCTTTAGCCAGATCTCTTGTTATTGAACCTGCTATTCTTTTATTAGATGAACCTCTTAGTGCTCTTGATGCCAAAATTAGACAAAAAATGCAAATATTATTAAGAAGCTTACAACAAAAATTAGGTCTTACATTTATTTTTGTTACACATGATCAAGATGAAGCTCTTGAACTTTCAGATAGAATTGCAATTATGCGTGGTGGAAAAATTGAACAATATGACACGCCAAAAAATATTTATGACTATCCAGTTAATAAATGAGTTGCATCATTCGTTGGAGACTCAAATATTTACAATGGAATCTTTAATGAAGATGGCAGCGTTACAATGTGAGAACGTAAATTTAAAACCATTCATGATGAAGATGAATTTCCAAACCAAACTGAAGTTGATGTTTTAATTAGACCAGAAGACATCGATATCATGGCTTATGATGAAAAGAAAAAAGACAAGCTTGTTGGTGAAATTATTAACATGGCTTACCGTGGAAGTTATTACTACTTAAAAATTCAACTTGACAATGATGAAATCATTTATGTTGAAACAGCTAAAAAATTCGAAATAGGTGAAAAAGTAAACTTAAGCTGAACAATTGACTCAATTCATTTAATGAATAAAGATAGCAAATGGGATTACAAAACAAATGAATTCAAAAATTAAAAACAAACTTGGTTTAAATAAAAGATTACTACTTTTATTACCTTATTTATTTATTGCTATCTTTTTAATAATTTTGCCAATTTTATTAATCGTAATTAATGCTTTAAAACCACAAGATGGCTTTAATGCATCAGCTTTATTAGCTGAAAAAGGAATTTGATTAATAATTTGACGTAGTTTAAAAATTGGATTAATTTCAGCAATATTATGTTTAATTATTGCTTTTCCATATGCTTATTTTATTGCTACAACTAAGAGCAAATATTTAGCAATTTATGCTTTAAGTTTAATTCTTAGTCCTATGATAATTTTTACAATTGCTAAAATTTATGCAATTAGAGGTTTCTTCCTTTCAATTTTTGAAGAAGACAGTTTGAATGCTGAATGATTTATGGTTTTTGGTTTAACTTATTTAAACTTGCCATACATGATTATGCCACTTTACACAGTCTTTAAAGACATGCCTAAAAACATTCTTGAAGCTAGTGCAGACTTAGGTTACAACAAATTTCAAACATTATTTAAAGTAGTTGTTCCATATAGTTTCAAAGCTATTTTAAGTGGTTTCAGTATGATCTTCTTATCATCAGCAACCACCTTTGTTATTAGTGCAAAATTACTTCCAAATGGTACTCAATTACAAACTATTGGATCTGTAATTAATGATTATTCAAGCCCTTCAAACAAATATGAATTAGCTTTAGGAAGCACACTTGTTTTAGTTGTATCAGCCATATTTATAGGTTGTTACGGATTAATCAATTTTGTTCCTAAAATTATAATTAGACTTAAAAAAAACTAAAGGAGGTAAGAAACATGACTAAATTTTGAAACTTTATTAAAAGAAGTTACATTTACATTATTTTAGCTGTAACTTATATTCCTTTAGTGTTCGCAGTTATCTTTAGTTTTAATAAGCCAAGTGATAAAGGTTTCTTGAGCTTTTCATGAAATGGTTTTACTAATACTGCTTGAACAAACTTTTTTGATGAAGGTAGAGAACTAGCTTTAATTAACTCAATTATTATTGCTTTCTTTGTATCTTTATTAGTTATTAGTATTTCACTTGTGACAGTGTTTGCAATGTGAAAACAAAAAAATAAAAACTACTCAAGAGCAGTTAGAGCTGTTAATAATATACCCTTTATTAACCCAGATAACATTACTGCTATTGGTTTAGTTTTAG
The Mycoplasmopsis fermentans PG18 DNA segment above includes these coding regions:
- a CDS encoding ABC transporter ATP-binding protein, whose product is MIRKNNTPYIIELKEVVKEFDDKVVLDNVDLKINKGEFVTLLGPSGSGKTTILRLIAGFERATRGEIKFHGVDIKDLPPHKRDLSTIFQDYALFPHLDVEGNIKYGLALKRKPKEVINAKHEKLLVQKQKQWEEKAQAEMKKLDALQEKYEREMETLKPNTFAYRRRQKWLDKSDFNYSYWENYVEQQTENFEKRYLTRRITKEEMDQEVKEIVELVGLQGNEKRSINELSGGMKQRVALARSLVIEPAILLLDEPLSALDAKIRQKMQILLRSLQQKLGLTFIFVTHDQDEALELSDRIAIMRGGKIEQYDTPKNIYDYPVNKWVASFVGDSNIYNGIFNEDGSVTMWERKFKTIHDEDEFPNQTEVDVLIRPEDIDIMAYDEKKKDKLVGEIINMAYRGSYYYLKIQLDNDEIIYVETAKKFEIGEKVNLSWTIDSIHLMNKDSKWDYKTNEFKN
- a CDS encoding ABC transporter permease; the protein is MNSKIKNKLGLNKRLLLLLPYLFIAIFLIILPILLIVINALKPQDGFNASALLAEKGIWLIIWRSLKIGLISAILCLIIAFPYAYFIATTKSKYLAIYALSLILSPMIIFTIAKIYAIRGFFLSIFEEDSLNAEWFMVFGLTYLNLPYMIMPLYTVFKDMPKNILEASADLGYNKFQTLFKVVVPYSFKAILSGFSMIFLSSATTFVISAKLLPNGTQLQTIGSVINDYSSPSNKYELALGSTLVLVVSAIFIGCYGLINFVPKIIIRLKKN